From bacterium, one genomic window encodes:
- the pyrH gene encoding UMP kinase — MKKPVYKRILLKLSGEALKGKRDFGIDFEETALIAEQINEIQALGVEIAVVIGGGNIFRGVPASKNGIDRVTADYMGMIATMINALALQGALENIGVITRVQTAIEMQKLAEPYIRRKAVRHLEKGRVVIFAGGTGNPYFSTDTAAALRAVEIEAEIVLKATKVDGVYSSDPLTNKKAKRFSSIDYLEVITKRLKVMDSTAISLCMDNNLPIVVFNMGQKGNIKKVIMGENIGTFVKEAK; from the coding sequence TTGAAAAAGCCTGTATACAAACGGATTTTACTCAAATTAAGTGGAGAAGCTCTCAAAGGCAAAAGAGATTTTGGTATAGATTTTGAAGAAACGGCTCTTATTGCAGAACAAATTAATGAGATACAGGCACTTGGTGTAGAAATTGCCGTTGTGATAGGGGGGGGAAATATATTTAGAGGGGTGCCAGCAAGTAAGAATGGAATAGATAGAGTCACTGCTGATTACATGGGAATGATCGCCACCATGATTAATGCATTAGCACTTCAAGGAGCGTTAGAGAATATAGGAGTAATTACCAGAGTACAAACTGCAATAGAAATGCAAAAACTAGCAGAGCCATATATAAGAAGGAAGGCTGTCAGACACTTAGAGAAGGGAAGAGTTGTGATTTTCGCAGGGGGGACAGGAAATCCGTATTTCAGCACTGATACTGCGGCTGCCCTGCGTGCAGTAGAAATAGAAGCTGAAATAGTACTTAAGGCAACAAAAGTAGATGGAGTATATAGTTCAGACCCCCTAACTAATAAGAAAGCAAAACGATTTAGTTCAATTGACTATCTTGAAGTAATAACAAAGAGGCTTAAAGTTATGGATAGTACTGCTATTTCTCTTTGCATGGATAATAATCTGCCGATTGTTGTATTTAATATGGGCCAAAAAGGTAATATTAAAAAAGTTATAATGGGAGAGAATATCGGAACTTTTGTAAAGGAGGCAAAATAG
- the tsf gene encoding translation elongation factor Ts: MGINADLVKKLRESTGIGIMDCKAALIEADGDLEKATNVLRKKGLASAKKRTGRQALEGIIASYIHHGDKIGVLVEINCETDFVARTDEFKDLAMNIAMHIAATNPSYISKEDVPCDVIEKEKEIYSEQSKDKPEHAIEKIVNGKLEKFFAQFCLLQQTFIKDSKMSVSEYIASEVAKLGENTKVRRFTRYQLGG; the protein is encoded by the coding sequence ATGGGAATAAATGCAGATTTAGTTAAAAAATTAAGGGAATCGACAGGCATAGGTATTATGGATTGCAAGGCGGCTTTGATAGAAGCAGACGGGGATTTGGAAAAGGCTACGAATGTTCTGCGTAAAAAGGGGTTGGCAAGTGCAAAGAAAAGAACAGGACGCCAGGCTCTGGAAGGCATTATTGCCTCCTATATACATCATGGAGATAAAATAGGTGTATTGGTAGAGATTAATTGCGAGACTGATTTTGTTGCTAGAACAGATGAATTTAAGGACTTAGCCATGAATATAGCAATGCATATTGCTGCAACAAATCCTTCTTATATTTCTAAGGAAGACGTGCCTTGTGATGTGATTGAAAAAGAAAAGGAGATATATAGCGAGCAAAGTAAAGACAAGCCAGAACATGCTATTGAAAAAATAGTTAATGGCAAACTAGAGAAATTCTTTGCGCAATTCTGTTTGTTACAGCAGACATTTATTAAAGATAGTAAAATGTCTGTTAGCGAATATATAGCGTCTGAAGTAGCCAAGCTGGGAGAAAACACCAAGGTTCGTAGATTTACTCGATATCAACTTGGAGGATAA
- the frr gene encoding ribosome recycling factor, producing MLKQIISQTEAKMKKSIEAVKGELATIRTGRASASLVEHLMVDCYGSPAPLNQVAGISVPEAQLIIIQPWDKNIISDVEKAIIRANIGLTPVNDGKVLRIPVPSPTEERRKELIKIVKKISEEGKISIRGIRRDTIAEIKNLQKNGQVPEDDAFRDEEHIQKITDQHIGQIDEVVGNKEKALMEI from the coding sequence ATGCTAAAGCAAATTATTTCACAGACCGAAGCCAAAATGAAAAAATCTATTGAGGCAGTAAAGGGGGAACTGGCTACGATCAGAACCGGAAGAGCATCCGCTTCCTTAGTGGAACATCTTATGGTTGACTGTTACGGCTCGCCGGCGCCGCTCAATCAGGTGGCAGGTATTTCTGTTCCAGAGGCTCAGCTTATTATTATCCAGCCGTGGGATAAGAATATAATATCTGATGTAGAAAAGGCAATAATAAGGGCTAATATTGGACTGACACCTGTAAATGACGGCAAAGTGTTGCGTATACCTGTTCCATCTCCTACTGAGGAAAGAAGAAAAGAGCTCATAAAGATTGTAAAGAAGATAAGTGAAGAAGGGAAGATCTCTATAAGAGGAATACGACGGGATACTATTGCAGAAATTAAAAACCTGCAGAAGAATGGACAGGTGCCTGAAGACGATGCTTTTAGAGACGAAGAACATATTCAAAAAATCACAGATCAGCACATTGGTCAGATTGATGAAGTTGTAGGCAACAAGGAAAAGGCATTGATGGAGATTTGA